Proteins encoded within one genomic window of Thiothrix litoralis:
- a CDS encoding serine/threonine-protein kinase, protein MPFSNRPFREPILVQNLPILQERYALRRCMADTALGKLYWAQDQKKTQQNGEQANVLVFTLLPALAQNPIFEQAFGHILPGYQKAAAGMPHILDDGKTADGIRWMVMRNIGGMLLSERLAELDDRGMPVPEAMELLDSISDTLASQRPDGVCGYLEPDAVLLGEKRPCLLTAPIAAALRVAYNNNPNERSRQTLHSGYISPEVLLGDTPTAADDTFSIASLAYHLFQGEAPFGKQSALEAAVRNLSPNSIRKLRPDAWNVLRQGLSLKRAERPKNPATLLRTLQRKQQKKRLLPIAALVAASAVAMTTYTLLSNRGSTPPKPVETQSSAPVTTTSTAGQTAKPAEDSATLVGETSLPPVLDQESVQAQADKLAAETAARAEAERQSAAASAQIRLATENDISTLQDNAADAIRKGKLFSTDPEQPAAVDYLRKAVSLEVDNIKTQKLLAQLINDQHAEAEALLAAGKLDEASKRLRTTDDLISEFTLADSLKRQVSLESAVKQAQRKQALEQETNPSAPDTSDNATDTTTPATSTSDVTESSDDNAQQYLERAQRAISYGNLNTGDDRSESAVAYLSTLLEKTPDHPEAMKLLRKIVTLQQDEALAMLRKNDTEKARTALDNSQELIGKYRLDNQVEEQISLEKRYRETLAMGITPSKEETKEEAPAPARNPTPPPAVAPPPTPVALPQGITATPRETENPEAAEAAAPPAYAPVTPTEVNIPADIPVQSTELPPIQLDNPAPESAPPNTVIFEIPATDADNAVNTGNTFTPDVPNLIEVPLDSIKDGLNNR, encoded by the coding sequence ATGCCATTTTCAAACCGACCTTTCAGGGAACCCATTCTGGTGCAAAACCTGCCTATTCTTCAGGAGCGCTACGCCCTGCGCCGCTGCATGGCAGACACCGCACTCGGCAAGCTCTATTGGGCACAAGACCAGAAAAAAACCCAGCAAAACGGCGAACAAGCCAATGTACTGGTGTTCACCCTGCTGCCCGCACTGGCGCAAAACCCCATTTTTGAACAGGCTTTTGGACATATCTTGCCGGGCTACCAAAAAGCTGCCGCCGGAATGCCGCACATCCTTGATGACGGCAAAACCGCCGACGGCATCCGCTGGATGGTGATGCGCAATATCGGCGGCATGTTACTCTCCGAACGCCTCGCGGAGCTGGACGACCGGGGAATGCCCGTACCCGAAGCGATGGAACTGCTCGACAGCATCAGCGACACTCTTGCCAGCCAGCGCCCCGATGGCGTATGTGGTTATCTGGAACCCGATGCCGTCTTGCTGGGTGAAAAACGTCCCTGCTTGCTGACCGCGCCCATCGCAGCCGCCTTGCGGGTTGCCTACAACAACAACCCCAACGAACGCTCACGCCAAACCCTGCACTCCGGTTACATCAGCCCGGAAGTCCTGCTCGGCGACACACCCACCGCTGCTGATGATACTTTTTCGATTGCCAGCCTCGCTTATCATCTGTTTCAGGGTGAAGCACCGTTTGGCAAACAAAGCGCCCTCGAAGCCGCCGTCCGCAACCTGTCCCCCAACAGCATCCGCAAACTGCGCCCCGACGCCTGGAATGTCTTGCGCCAAGGCTTGAGCCTGAAACGAGCGGAGCGCCCCAAAAACCCGGCAACCTTGCTGCGCACCCTGCAACGCAAACAACAAAAAAAGCGGCTACTACCCATCGCTGCGCTGGTCGCTGCTAGCGCAGTTGCCATGACCACCTATACTCTGCTCTCCAACCGTGGCAGCACACCACCAAAACCTGTCGAAACCCAGAGCTCTGCCCCTGTCACCACCACATCCACCGCAGGTCAAACCGCCAAGCCCGCTGAAGACTCAGCCACACTGGTCGGTGAAACCAGCCTGCCACCCGTGCTGGATCAGGAAAGCGTACAAGCCCAAGCTGACAAGCTCGCCGCAGAAACCGCCGCACGCGCCGAAGCCGAACGCCAGAGTGCCGCTGCTTCCGCACAAATCAGACTCGCCACCGAAAACGACATCAGCACCTTGCAAGACAATGCCGCAGACGCCATCCGCAAAGGCAAACTGTTCAGCACCGACCCGGAACAACCTGCCGCTGTTGACTACCTGCGCAAAGCTGTCTCACTCGAAGTAGACAATATCAAAACCCAAAAACTGCTGGCACAACTGATCAACGACCAACACGCCGAAGCCGAAGCATTGCTGGCCGCAGGCAAACTCGACGAAGCCAGCAAACGACTCCGCACCACTGATGACCTCATCTCAGAATTCACCCTTGCCGATAGCCTGAAACGTCAGGTCAGCCTAGAAAGCGCCGTCAAACAAGCCCAACGTAAACAAGCGCTGGAACAGGAAACCAACCCCAGCGCCCCAGACACCAGCGACAATGCAACGGACACCACAACGCCCGCAACCAGTACCAGCGACGTAACAGAATCCAGTGATGACAACGCCCAGCAATACCTCGAACGCGCCCAACGCGCCATCAGCTACGGCAACCTCAACACAGGTGACGACCGCAGCGAAAGCGCCGTCGCTTACCTGAGCACCCTGCTGGAAAAAACCCCCGACCACCCAGAGGCCATGAAGCTGCTGAGAAAAATCGTCACCCTGCAACAAGACGAAGCGCTTGCCATGTTGCGCAAAAACGATACCGAAAAAGCCCGCACCGCGCTGGATAACAGTCAGGAACTGATCGGCAAATACCGGCTGGATAACCAGGTCGAAGAACAGATTTCCCTAGAAAAGCGTTACCGCGAAACGCTGGCGATGGGCATTACCCCCTCCAAAGAAGAAACGAAAGAAGAAGCGCCAGCGCCTGCCAGAAACCCCACACCCCCTCCAGCCGTTGCCCCGCCCCCAACGCCAGTTGCACTGCCGCAAGGCATTACCGCCACACCACGGGAAACGGAAAACCCTGAAGCTGCCGAAGCGGCTGCCCCACCCGCTTACGCCCCTGTTACGCCAACGGAAGTCAATATTCCGGCTGACATCCCTGTGCAAAGCACCGAGTTGCCGCCTATCCAGCTTGATAACCCCGCTCCCGAGTCAGCACCGCCGAACACCGTTATCTTTGAAATACCCGCAACCGATGCAGACAATGCGGTCAACACTGGCAATACCTTCACGCCTGACGTGCCTAACCTGATCGAAGTACCACTGGATAGCATTAAAGATGGCCTGAATAACCGCTGA
- a CDS encoding carboxymuconolactone decarboxylase family protein, which translates to MTMVDSDFMESLKRARTYGLGEFLEIISELSQESTKKGVLCRKHKELITLGIALAKGCHRCIDIHTTAAVKLGATDTEMLQVRRVALYVQASPEHHHVELWKAWMDSWREFSLSKGCIDRRCRELVGLGIALVQQDARLIEMHVKAAREFGASPEEIFEVMPIALLMDGAPALSQIPQLVRALEQSEPLEVAA; encoded by the coding sequence ATGACAATGGTAGACTCCGACTTCATGGAATCCCTGAAACGGGCACGCACCTACGGGCTGGGTGAATTTCTGGAAATCATTAGCGAGCTTTCACAAGAAAGCACCAAAAAAGGCGTTCTGTGTCGCAAGCACAAAGAACTGATTACCTTGGGAATTGCGCTGGCGAAAGGTTGCCATCGCTGCATCGACATCCACACCACTGCGGCGGTCAAACTGGGCGCAACGGATACGGAAATGCTGCAAGTACGCCGCGTAGCTCTCTACGTACAAGCCAGCCCGGAACACCACCATGTTGAGCTGTGGAAAGCGTGGATGGACTCGTGGCGTGAATTTTCCCTCAGCAAAGGCTGCATCGACCGCCGCTGCCGCGAACTCGTCGGCCTCGGCATCGCCTTGGTGCAACAAGACGCCCGCCTGATTGAGATGCACGTCAAAGCTGCCCGCGAATTTGGCGCAAGCCCCGAAGAAATTTTCGAGGTCATGCCGATTGCCCTGCTGATGGATGGCGCACCCGCCCTCTCCCAGATCCCGCAACTGGTACGTGCATTGGAACAATCTGAACCCCTAGAGGTTGCCGCCTGA
- a CDS encoding MGMT family protein, with the protein MYAVVRQIPAGYVATYGDVAALAHLPGHARLVGYALHALPEFSDVPWQRVINAQGKLSLGRAFPGGELHQRHLLEAEGIVFGANGKISLKHFRWQPPSHEPAHEDVLKAQ; encoded by the coding sequence ATTTACGCCGTCGTCCGGCAAATTCCCGCAGGCTACGTCGCCACCTACGGCGATGTCGCCGCCCTCGCCCACTTGCCGGGTCACGCCCGGCTGGTGGGCTATGCTCTGCACGCCCTGCCGGAATTTTCCGACGTACCCTGGCAGCGCGTCATTAATGCGCAAGGCAAGCTCAGTCTGGGGCGGGCGTTTCCCGGTGGTGAATTGCACCAGCGCCATCTGCTGGAAGCCGAAGGCATCGTGTTCGGCGCCAATGGCAAAATCAGCCTGAAACATTTCCGCTGGCAACCGCCGAGTCATGAACCAGCCCATGAAGATGTGCTCAAAGCCCAGTAA
- a CDS encoding response regulator, translated as MNAKSKNVYQGDAFVTRYIVYILSFLLVIGSTLVFWFSYQKSRSVNEEIAVYEASQFAASVARFRTFYSEQFVPRANENGIPITHDYLSGKDALPLPATMMIDFAKFLTDSNDSNYKVRFYSDLPFPWRKGKGGGASDDFEQWALQALRKNPEQAVWRFEGKENEQVLRYARADRLGESCVNCHNTYPGTPKKDWKVGDVRGVLAVSRPISGFEKATKSAMTESFLMLFGLGVAMLLVLGLALRGLRTSLKSSQALADDLNASQIKSRTIVDSVLDAIVVINSKGIMIEANASVYPVIGYTPEELLGQNINILMDGDHHANHDAYLQRYLKTGEPHIIGKPRQLVARRKDGSAFPIDLSVSEARLGDCVVFTGIIRDISHRIVAQQELAAARDAALESVRLKSEFLANMSHEIRTPMNGVIGMTELLLGSQLNREQRDQVHTVQQSAESLLRIINDILDFSKIEAGKLSISNSRFDLLPVIEGVIDLLAENAQAKGIELAFFIEKDVPSALVSDPIRLRQVLINLLNNAIKFTERGYVILTISVHGAVWQQEGDKQTLRFEVMDTGCGIPEAAQAKLFTAFSQVDGSVTRQHGGTGLGLAICKQLAQLMGGDIGLLSKPGVGSSFWITLKAEVGAGQQAVSIVSGITSVLLLGSKPLLNASYEKQMQQWGLEPVMVDTLNGLLLTLEKNSAYDVIVLDADMFYYKPEHPLGIVPVIKEVREHTNVPLIIYGTTKQMLLLEATRLGANIQLLNKPVKHSVIQRYLNRMPVPVVPPALIQPALEVTPPTTVPPANTDGVTRILLTEDHLVNQKVALAMLKKLGYTHIDCAINGEEALKAVQQQRYDVVLMDCQMPMMDGYEATRQIRKLADAGYQALPIIALTAHTMKGDDEKCYEAGMNDYLSKPVRVDELQQKLEKWLKAKVPQRQVVEA; from the coding sequence ATGAACGCGAAAAGTAAAAACGTTTATCAGGGCGACGCTTTTGTCACTCGTTACATCGTCTATATCCTGTCTTTCTTGCTGGTGATTGGTTCAACCTTGGTGTTTTGGTTCAGCTACCAAAAAAGCCGTTCGGTGAATGAAGAAATTGCCGTCTACGAAGCCAGCCAGTTTGCGGCGTCGGTGGCGCGTTTCCGTACCTTCTACTCCGAGCAGTTTGTGCCGCGTGCCAATGAAAACGGCATTCCCATTACGCATGATTATTTGTCCGGCAAAGATGCCTTGCCTTTGCCTGCGACCATGATGATTGATTTCGCCAAATTCCTCACGGACAGCAATGATAGTAACTACAAAGTACGCTTTTACAGCGATTTGCCTTTCCCGTGGCGCAAAGGCAAGGGTGGCGGGGCGAGTGATGATTTTGAGCAATGGGCACTTCAGGCGTTGCGTAAAAACCCTGAGCAAGCTGTCTGGCGTTTTGAAGGGAAAGAAAATGAGCAAGTGTTGCGCTATGCCCGTGCTGACCGTTTGGGCGAAAGTTGTGTTAATTGCCACAATACCTATCCGGGCACACCGAAAAAAGACTGGAAAGTAGGGGATGTACGTGGCGTTTTGGCAGTAAGTCGCCCGATCAGTGGCTTTGAGAAAGCTACCAAGTCAGCCATGACGGAATCGTTCCTGATGCTGTTTGGCTTGGGGGTTGCGATGCTGTTGGTCTTGGGGCTGGCCTTGCGTGGGCTGCGGACTTCCTTGAAGTCATCACAGGCATTGGCAGATGATCTCAACGCAAGCCAGATCAAAAGCCGTACTATTGTCGATTCGGTGCTGGATGCGATTGTGGTGATCAACTCGAAAGGCATTATGATTGAGGCAAATGCCTCGGTTTACCCGGTTATCGGCTATACCCCGGAAGAATTGCTGGGGCAGAATATCAATATCCTGATGGATGGCGATCATCACGCTAACCATGATGCCTATCTCCAGCGCTACTTGAAGACGGGCGAACCACATATTATTGGTAAGCCGCGTCAACTCGTGGCACGGCGCAAGGATGGCTCGGCTTTTCCCATTGACCTGTCGGTGAGTGAAGCCCGCCTTGGTGACTGTGTGGTGTTTACCGGGATTATCCGTGACATTAGCCACCGTATTGTTGCCCAGCAAGAACTAGCGGCAGCACGGGATGCGGCATTGGAGTCCGTCCGCCTCAAATCTGAATTTCTCGCCAATATGAGCCATGAAATCCGCACCCCCATGAATGGCGTGATTGGCATGACAGAATTATTGCTGGGCAGTCAACTGAATCGTGAGCAACGTGATCAGGTGCATACCGTGCAGCAGAGTGCGGAATCGCTGTTGCGCATCATCAACGACATTCTGGACTTTTCCAAGATTGAGGCGGGCAAGTTGTCGATCAGCAACAGCCGCTTCGATCTATTACCGGTCATTGAAGGCGTGATTGATTTGTTGGCAGAAAATGCCCAGGCGAAAGGGATTGAATTGGCCTTTTTCATTGAAAAGGATGTGCCATCCGCCCTTGTCAGTGACCCGATCCGCTTGCGCCAAGTGCTGATCAACCTGTTGAACAATGCCATCAAGTTTACCGAACGCGGTTATGTGATCCTCACGATCAGTGTTCATGGCGCTGTCTGGCAGCAAGAAGGCGATAAACAAACCCTGCGTTTTGAGGTCATGGACACCGGGTGCGGGATTCCTGAAGCGGCACAGGCAAAACTGTTCACGGCCTTTTCACAAGTGGATGGTTCTGTGACCCGTCAACACGGCGGTACGGGGCTGGGGCTAGCGATTTGTAAGCAATTGGCGCAATTGATGGGGGGGGATATTGGCTTGCTCAGCAAGCCAGGGGTTGGCTCCAGCTTTTGGATCACGCTTAAGGCGGAAGTAGGTGCAGGGCAGCAAGCTGTCAGCATTGTATCGGGTATTACTTCGGTACTCCTGTTGGGTTCCAAGCCTTTGCTGAATGCTTCTTATGAAAAGCAAATGCAGCAATGGGGGCTGGAGCCGGTGATGGTCGATACCCTGAATGGCCTGCTGCTGACGCTGGAGAAAAACAGTGCTTACGATGTCATCGTGCTGGATGCCGATATGTTCTACTACAAGCCCGAGCACCCATTGGGTATCGTGCCGGTCATCAAGGAAGTACGTGAACATACCAACGTGCCCCTTATTATTTACGGCACGACCAAGCAAATGCTCTTGTTGGAAGCGACTCGTTTGGGGGCGAATATCCAGTTGCTGAATAAACCCGTCAAGCATTCGGTTATCCAGCGTTACCTGAACCGTATGCCCGTGCCTGTTGTTCCGCCAGCTTTGATTCAGCCTGCTTTGGAGGTAACACCACCAACTACCGTACCACCAGCCAATACTGACGGTGTTACCCGCATCTTGTTAACTGAAGACCATCTGGTGAATCAGAAAGTGGCGCTGGCGATGCTGAAAAAACTGGGCTACACCCATATCGACTGCGCCATCAATGGGGAAGAAGCACTCAAGGCAGTGCAACAGCAGCGCTATGACGTGGTATTGATGGATTGCCAAATGCCCATGATGGATGGCTACGAAGCCACCCGCCAAATCCGCAAGCTGGCAGACGCGGGTTATCAAGCGTTACCCATCATTGCCCTGACCGCGCACACCATGAAAGGTGATGACGAAAAATGCTATGAGGCAGGTATGAATGATTACCTCTCCAAGCCAGTGCGGGTGGACGAATTGCAGCAAAAACTGGAAAAGTGGTTGAAGGCGAAAGTACCACAGCGTCAGGTGGTAGAAGCCTGA
- a CDS encoding monovalent cation:proton antiporter family protein, with translation MEEHDLLRSILLLLVMSVGAVAAFRTLRLPPILGYLVVGAAMGMNGAEFIPESEGLAFMGEVGMVFLLFAIGLEFSMKQFMAMRNTIIGLGGLQVVISTLSGMALLSYFGASWQSALVAGGAMAMSSTAIVVKQLNDQAEMRAPHGQSALGILLFQDIAVVPFLVVIPLLAASGGNEIGNTSEFLFKVSSYALLFFVTLLVGHYTLRPLFQYIARAESLELFNITVLLVALTAAWITQSLGLSLALGAFLAGMLLSETEYKHQIESEIRPFRDILMGLFFITVGTKLDLGVLSSLWLPVLLLVLGLTIGKGLLIGLLTRLFSKSNSSSLRTGLVLGQGGEFGFALLALALNNNVMSSGEAQTTLAAIVISMAISPLIIRYNERITTVLLADTYTHQQFKDAAEVSEAVNEVQDHVILCGYRRMGQNIAHFLQEQGVSYLALDLDPSIVEKTWEAGDPVHYADATRPEILIAAGLLRARMVVITVVDIEVAKRIIEAIRLKREDIPVLVRTRDERHLEALERLGATSVLPETLEATLMITQRIVEQLGFSPDEVFQMTEKIRTDSYRSLHSYYHGDQEKPQQGNKAAFLHTFTLQDNDFGVGKRISELKLERFAVNIKALRRGDIRGEQPSPDILLQSGDVLVLEGGKSDSFREVENALKTGGKTTKTSATPVITVPDSN, from the coding sequence GTGGAAGAACACGATCTATTGCGCAGTATTTTACTGCTGTTGGTAATGTCTGTTGGGGCTGTCGCCGCCTTTCGCACTTTGCGCTTACCCCCTATCCTAGGCTATTTGGTAGTCGGGGCAGCAATGGGGATGAATGGGGCAGAATTTATCCCGGAGAGCGAAGGCCTGGCTTTTATGGGAGAAGTCGGCATGGTCTTCCTGCTGTTCGCCATTGGGCTGGAATTTTCCATGAAGCAGTTCATGGCGATGCGCAATACCATTATCGGCCTAGGTGGCTTGCAGGTGGTGATTTCCACGTTATCGGGAATGGCATTGTTGTCTTACTTTGGAGCATCCTGGCAGAGCGCTTTGGTGGCAGGCGGGGCAATGGCGATGTCTTCTACCGCGATTGTGGTCAAGCAATTGAATGACCAAGCTGAAATGCGTGCGCCGCATGGGCAGTCTGCTTTGGGTATCCTGCTGTTTCAGGATATTGCGGTGGTGCCTTTTTTGGTGGTTATCCCGCTATTGGCTGCCAGTGGTGGTAATGAAATTGGCAATACCAGTGAATTTTTATTCAAGGTGTCGTCTTACGCCTTGCTGTTTTTTGTGACCTTGCTGGTGGGACATTACACGCTGCGGCCGCTGTTTCAGTACATTGCTCGTGCGGAATCGCTGGAGTTGTTCAATATTACGGTGCTGTTGGTGGCCTTGACGGCGGCGTGGATTACTCAGTCTCTGGGTTTGTCGCTGGCTTTGGGGGCTTTTCTGGCGGGGATGTTGTTGAGCGAAACCGAGTACAAGCACCAGATTGAGAGTGAGATACGCCCGTTTCGGGATATTCTGATGGGGCTATTCTTTATTACGGTGGGAACCAAGCTGGATCTTGGGGTATTGTCTTCCCTGTGGTTGCCGGTACTGCTGTTGGTGCTGGGTTTGACGATAGGGAAAGGTCTGCTGATAGGGTTGTTGACCCGGTTATTTTCTAAGAGTAATTCCTCATCATTGCGTACTGGTTTGGTATTGGGGCAGGGGGGCGAATTCGGTTTTGCCTTATTGGCGTTGGCTTTGAACAATAATGTGATGTCGAGTGGTGAGGCTCAGACGACATTGGCGGCGATTGTCATCAGTATGGCTATTTCACCGTTAATCATCCGTTACAATGAGAGAATTACCACGGTATTGCTGGCGGATACTTACACCCATCAACAGTTCAAGGATGCCGCTGAGGTCAGCGAGGCCGTCAATGAAGTGCAAGACCATGTTATCTTGTGCGGTTATCGGCGTATGGGACAAAATATTGCCCACTTTTTGCAAGAACAGGGTGTCTCTTACCTTGCACTGGACCTTGACCCGAGTATTGTGGAAAAAACTTGGGAGGCAGGTGACCCGGTGCATTATGCGGATGCAACCCGCCCGGAAATCCTGATCGCTGCCGGTTTGCTGCGTGCGCGGATGGTGGTCATCACCGTGGTGGATATTGAGGTTGCCAAACGCATTATCGAGGCTATCCGCCTGAAACGGGAGGATATTCCCGTGCTGGTACGTACCCGTGATGAGCGTCATTTGGAAGCATTGGAACGCTTGGGTGCAACCAGTGTGCTGCCAGAGACGCTGGAGGCAACCTTGATGATTACCCAGCGAATTGTCGAACAACTGGGGTTCAGCCCGGATGAAGTCTTTCAGATGACCGAAAAAATTCGCACGGACAGTTATCGTTCCTTACACAGCTATTATCACGGGGATCAGGAAAAACCCCAGCAAGGTAATAAGGCGGCGTTTTTGCACACCTTCACCTTGCAAGATAATGATTTTGGCGTTGGTAAACGTATCTCAGAACTGAAGCTGGAGCGTTTTGCCGTGAATATTAAGGCACTACGCCGTGGCGATATTCGGGGGGAACAACCTTCACCCGATATTTTGCTGCAAAGCGGCGATGTGCTGGTTCTGGAAGGTGGTAAATCGGATTCTTTTCGGGAAGTGGAGAATGCCTTGAAAACAGGCGGTAAAACAACAAAAACCAGTGCTACTCCCGTCATCACTGTGCCAGATAGCAACTGA
- a CDS encoding ABC transporter ATP-binding protein, which translates to MDIIFREYGAIIRQKWGWFVVVMLGISGGAGLELLVPLFYKEMANGLSKPFTADTHSLLLQNLTYIAMTYGVIWLSWRALELGMIMFQSWGLNKLDKRCFDVLVKQRHHFFENNFAGSLVKQSNRFIKAFETIIDWLIFQCYGNLLQISIAFVIFYQQQPRFALYFLIWVAIFLGWSGGYLVWKLKFDLRVAEMDSKLGGAYADGISNIAIVKSFALEQQERTNISALADESYRKRNVAWLLTFVSFAVQSTLVFGIELLLLYWMIGEWQSGAFEIGEFVLFQTVLLILIRHLWDFGMNFRRFFSVLADAREMAEVFRQTDLEEEHAGQIHTITHGDIRFEHLGFAYASATLGKQMGLFEDFNLHIKPGEKVALVGHSGSGKTSLTKLLFRFVDPQHGKILFDGVDAQDFKLACLREQISLVPQQPDLFHRSIRDNIVLGKAVTDEQLRNVARKARALEFIDKLPQGFDTMVGERGVKLSGGEKQRIAIARAFLDDAPIVVLDEATSALDSLTEQQIQVAIFELIEQKTAIVIAHRLATILRMDRIIVLENGQVIEQGTHNELLALRGNYYDMWQHQSGEFLQ; encoded by the coding sequence ATGGATATTATCTTTCGTGAATATGGCGCAATCATCCGCCAAAAATGGGGCTGGTTTGTCGTGGTTATGCTCGGCATCTCCGGTGGCGCTGGGCTAGAATTACTGGTTCCCTTGTTTTACAAGGAAATGGCCAACGGCTTGTCAAAACCGTTTACCGCCGACACTCACAGCCTGTTACTGCAAAATCTGACTTACATTGCCATGACCTACGGGGTCATCTGGTTAAGCTGGCGGGCGCTGGAACTGGGCATGATCATGTTCCAGAGTTGGGGTTTGAACAAACTCGATAAGCGCTGCTTTGATGTACTGGTGAAGCAACGCCACCACTTTTTCGAGAATAATTTCGCAGGCAGTCTGGTCAAACAATCCAATCGCTTCATCAAGGCATTTGAAACCATCATCGACTGGCTGATTTTCCAGTGTTACGGCAACTTGCTGCAAATCAGCATCGCCTTTGTGATTTTTTACCAGCAACAACCCCGTTTTGCGCTGTACTTCCTGATCTGGGTAGCGATTTTTCTGGGCTGGAGCGGCGGCTATCTGGTGTGGAAACTGAAATTCGACCTGCGGGTAGCGGAAATGGATTCCAAACTCGGCGGCGCGTATGCCGATGGCATCAGCAATATTGCCATCGTCAAAAGTTTCGCGCTGGAACAGCAGGAACGCACCAATATCAGCGCTCTGGCAGATGAATCTTACCGCAAGCGCAATGTCGCTTGGCTGCTCACTTTCGTGTCCTTTGCCGTACAAAGCACCTTGGTGTTTGGTATCGAGCTGCTATTGCTCTACTGGATGATTGGTGAATGGCAAAGTGGCGCCTTCGAGATTGGCGAATTTGTGCTGTTCCAGACGGTACTGCTGATCCTGATCAGGCATTTGTGGGATTTCGGGATGAATTTCCGGCGCTTTTTCAGTGTACTCGCTGATGCGCGGGAAATGGCGGAAGTGTTCCGTCAGACCGATCTGGAGGAAGAGCACGCCGGGCAAATACACACCATTACGCACGGGGACATCCGTTTCGAGCACCTGGGGTTTGCGTATGCTTCGGCTACGCTAGGCAAGCAGATGGGGTTGTTTGAGGATTTCAATTTGCACATCAAGCCGGGCGAAAAAGTCGCGCTGGTGGGGCATTCCGGGTCGGGTAAAACTTCGCTGACCAAACTGCTGTTCCGCTTTGTTGACCCGCAACACGGCAAAATCCTGTTTGATGGCGTGGATGCCCAAGATTTCAAGCTGGCTTGCTTGCGGGAACAGATTTCACTGGTGCCGCAACAACCGGATCTGTTTCACCGCAGCATCCGCGACAATATCGTGCTGGGCAAGGCCGTTACTGACGAGCAACTGCGCAACGTGGCACGCAAAGCGCGGGCGCTGGAGTTTATCGACAAACTACCGCAAGGCTTCGACACGATGGTCGGGGAACGCGGCGTGAAACTGTCCGGCGGTGAAAAGCAGCGCATCGCGATTGCCCGCGCCTTCCTCGACGATGCACCGATTGTGGTGCTGGATGAAGCCACCAGTGCGCTGGATTCACTCACCGAACAACAAATTCAAGTAGCGATTTTCGAGCTGATTGAGCAAAAAACCGCGATAGTAATTGCGCACCGCCTCGCCACCATCCTGCGCATGGACAGGATTATCGTGCTGGAAAACGGGCAGGTGATTGAACAGGGAACCCACAATGAATTGCTGGCGTTACGCGGCAACTATTACGATATGTGGCAACACCAAAGCGGTGAATTTTTGCAGTAA
- a CDS encoding methyltransferase domain-containing protein has translation MPTKILPIVDCRHLTAFCEGHHQNACSLPAAELPERMHELPKTSEPIILYGDTVTLLEASAFLQGKGYQVVQQIEWTPSVQAALQATGELARGAHSQRLWQPAPLIARFVAELAPAHGITPGTGLDIGCGAGRDMVYLAMHGWQMCGIDYIPAALQRAQNLAVRHQISIQTECLNLETGSDPFSAYASGQFELINVARYLHRPLFPWMKRLLKPGGVLIYQTFMQGSEQFGSPRNPNFLLKPGELAQVFTGAEILLDAVETLDDGRPVSAFIARL, from the coding sequence ATGCCTACAAAAATTTTACCCATTGTTGATTGCCGCCATCTTACGGCTTTTTGTGAAGGGCATCATCAGAATGCTTGTTCGCTACCCGCTGCTGAATTGCCAGAACGGATGCACGAACTGCCGAAAACCTCCGAACCCATTATCCTGTATGGCGATACGGTCACGTTGCTGGAAGCCAGTGCTTTTTTGCAGGGTAAGGGTTATCAGGTGGTGCAGCAAATCGAGTGGACGCCGAGCGTGCAAGCTGCGTTGCAGGCAACGGGTGAGTTGGCAAGGGGGGCACATTCCCAACGTTTGTGGCAGCCTGCGCCACTGATCGCTCGTTTTGTGGCAGAGCTTGCCCCGGCACACGGCATTACGCCGGGTACAGGGTTGGATATTGGTTGTGGGGCAGGGCGGGATATGGTGTACCTTGCCATGCACGGCTGGCAGATGTGTGGCATCGACTACATTCCTGCTGCGTTACAACGTGCCCAGAATCTGGCCGTTCGCCATCAGATCAGCATCCAAACGGAATGTCTGAACTTGGAAACCGGCAGTGACCCGTTCAGTGCTTATGCGAGTGGGCAATTCGAGCTGATTAACGTGGCGCGTTACCTGCACCGCCCTCTGTTTCCGTGGATGAAACGCTTGTTGAAACCCGGTGGCGTCCTGATTTACCAGACTTTCATGCAGGGTTCGGAACAGTTCGGTAGCCCGCGTAACCCCAATTTCTTGCTGAAACCGGGGGAGTTGGCGCAGGTGTTTACCGGGGCTGAAATCCTGCTGGATGCGGTGGAAACACTGGACGATGGACGCCCCGTGTCTGCCTTTATTGCGCGTCTGTAG